From a single Sulfitobacter faviae genomic region:
- a CDS encoding twin-arginine translocation pathway signal protein has protein sequence MTRKPEGSTDTAVRKDRRDFLKFAGSAAPLAAVAVATTGTEAEAAKAPDLSSDRIQDTEHTRAYYAAARF, from the coding sequence ATGACACGCAAGCCAGAGGGATCCACCGACACAGCCGTTCGCAAAGATCGGCGCGACTTCCTGAAATTCGCGGGCAGCGCCGCGCCTTTGGCCGCCGTCGCCGTGGCCACCACCGGGACCGAGGCCGAAGCGGCCAAGGCGCCCGACCTGTCGTCGGACCGTATCCAAGACACCGAACACACGCGCGCCTATTACGCCGCTGCGCGGTTCTGA
- a CDS encoding TorD/DmsD family molecular chaperone produces MTQLAATPLPEEDRLRADLYNFMGLILSGPPDQILLDQCAALSGDDSELGQGFKALSKLAAKTKPAGAESEFNRLFIGLGRGELLPYASFYLTGFLNEKPLAALRQDMVARGLERAANVFEPEDNIASLMEMMGAMIAGRFSAPATVAQQKTFFNRHIAPWAGHFFADLEGAKNSVFYAPVGKIGRAFMQIEAEAFRLSKDD; encoded by the coding sequence ATGACCCAATTGGCCGCAACGCCCCTGCCCGAAGAAGACCGCCTGCGCGCGGACCTCTACAACTTTATGGGGCTGATCCTTTCCGGCCCGCCGGATCAGATCCTGCTGGATCAATGTGCCGCCCTGTCGGGCGACGACAGCGAATTGGGGCAGGGGTTCAAAGCGCTCTCCAAACTGGCCGCCAAGACCAAACCCGCAGGCGCCGAGAGCGAGTTCAACCGGCTCTTTATCGGTTTGGGCCGGGGCGAACTGTTGCCCTATGCCAGCTTCTACCTCACCGGCTTTCTCAACGAAAAGCCGCTCGCGGCGCTGCGCCAAGACATGGTCGCCCGCGGCTTGGAGCGGGCGGCGAATGTGTTCGAGCCCGAAGACAACATCGCCTCATTGATGGAGATGATGGGCGCGATGATCGCAGGCCGTTTCTCGGCCCCCGCCACGGTGGCACAGCAAAAGACATTCTTTAACCGGCATATCGCCCCCTGGGCCGGCCATTTCTTTGCCGACCTCGAAGGCGCGAAAAACTCGGTCTTCTACGCTCCGGTGGGCAAGATCGGACGGGCCTTCATGCAGATCGAGGCCGAAGCCTTTCGGCTGAGCAAAGACGACTAG
- a CDS encoding DUF3306 domain-containing protein, protein MSGFWQKRRAAVAAEAEADARLHEARAAAAEEAALAERSDDDLLAEFDLPAPEDLVSGEQLRAFLKAQLPQRLKTRALRSFWKTNPVLACLDGLNDYDDDYTAAATAGKPVNTIYKVGRGMVAKVEEVLTAEADAPEEMAEAEAPALAPTHDVVVPGPRRTETALAQDAPHQAQAAAPEEDAEAQPAPTHRRMRFHFASDLAQDMEGSSA, encoded by the coding sequence ATGAGCGGTTTCTGGCAAAAGCGCCGCGCCGCCGTCGCCGCCGAGGCGGAGGCCGATGCGCGCCTTCACGAAGCCCGCGCCGCTGCCGCCGAAGAGGCCGCCTTGGCCGAGCGCAGCGATGATGATCTCTTGGCCGAGTTCGACCTGCCCGCGCCTGAGGATCTGGTAAGCGGCGAACAGCTGCGTGCCTTTCTCAAGGCGCAACTGCCGCAACGGCTCAAGACCCGCGCGCTGCGCAGCTTTTGGAAAACCAACCCGGTGCTGGCCTGCCTTGACGGGTTGAACGACTATGACGACGATTACACAGCGGCGGCCACCGCTGGAAAGCCGGTCAACACGATCTACAAAGTGGGCCGGGGCATGGTCGCGAAGGTCGAAGAGGTGCTGACCGCCGAGGCTGACGCGCCGGAAGAGATGGCTGAGGCAGAAGCGCCTGCGCTAGCGCCGACCCATGATGTCGTCGTGCCGGGCCCGCGGCGGACCGAAACCGCTCTGGCTCAAGACGCGCCCCATCAGGCGCAAGCCGCGGCCCCGGAAGAAGACGCCGAGGCGCAGCCTGCGCCGACCCACCGCCGCATGCGGTTTCACTTTGCCAGCGATCTGGCACAGGACATGGAAGGTAGCAGCGCATGA
- a CDS encoding DUF3305 domain-containing protein, producing MPLGIVLRRAPGVTRWAKWSWKATAVLPGAEKADWRELRREGETVEYHAATLKLELHGAETEAYVHGLGADVPCVYVVMRPIPGATDRPFKLALVTASPYEAQDYCDSAEEVVEKVAMTPGLIAWVQEFVEEFHQEEAFVKRRRDRLRTDRKQDGIGDPRIEKPADIYASPALKRKRLA from the coding sequence ATGCCCTTGGGCATTGTACTGCGGCGCGCGCCTGGTGTGACCCGTTGGGCCAAGTGGAGCTGGAAAGCGACCGCCGTGCTGCCCGGTGCTGAAAAAGCGGATTGGCGTGAGCTGCGCCGCGAGGGTGAGACCGTCGAATACCACGCCGCGACCCTCAAGCTGGAGCTCCACGGCGCCGAGACCGAGGCCTATGTGCACGGGCTGGGCGCGGATGTGCCATGTGTCTATGTCGTCATGCGCCCCATTCCCGGCGCGACAGACCGACCCTTCAAACTCGCGCTGGTTACCGCCTCGCCCTATGAGGCGCAGGACTATTGCGACAGCGCCGAAGAGGTCGTGGAAAAGGTCGCGATGACGCCGGGGTTGATCGCTTGGGTGCAGGAATTCGTCGAAGAGTTCCACCAAGAGGAAGCCTTCGTCAAACGCCGCCGGGATCGTCTGCGCACCGATCGCAAGCAAGACGGTATCGGCGACCCGCGCATCGAAAAGCCCGCCGACATCTACGCCTCGCCCGCGTTAAAGCGAAAGCGTCTGGCATGA
- a CDS encoding 4Fe-4S binding protein has protein sequence MAKTLITCDCAGSQRIDSDALAERSGLAVSPPCSALCTTQIDRAAKALTAGDAILCCTQEERVFTELAEELGLPPAPLLDLRDRAGWSDDPRDKLPKMSALATEALLDVPAEKTIDVASGGLCLIVGRGPAALEAAAQLKDHLSVTLLMDDAVTEAEDNLPEVRDFDLISGKLRRAKGALGQFEVVIDALRQVDPRGRGPLTWTAPRDGARSQCDIILDLRGETPLFPAHEKREGYLRADPGHPPAVAAAVLAASHLTGTFEQPLYVRIEPLLCAHSRAGQTGCTACLDLCPTGAITPDGDHVTVDPMICAGCGACSSACPSGAISYDAPPVDFTMRRVQTLARAYLEAGGDAPRLLVHDAHGAEMIRLAARHGRGLPADVVPMELDALAAFGHAEALAALSAGFAHVSLLLGPKADRDAIETQTALARAIAGEARMSLIDTPDPEALTDLLYDGAAPAPVAQPVRPMGSRRQIARQSARALNPEAEVLDLPAGAPYGAVLVDKDACTLCLSCVSLCPSGALGDNPDLPQLRFQEDACLQCGLCANVCPEDAITLAPRLDLTEAALSQRVLNEEEPFACVECGSLFGVKSTVERITDKLRSHSMFADEAKLRMIQMCDDCRINAQYHSTNNPMTGGERPRPRTTDDYLSKRRDH, from the coding sequence ATGGCCAAGACATTGATAACATGCGATTGCGCAGGGTCGCAGCGTATCGATTCCGATGCATTGGCCGAGCGTAGCGGTTTGGCGGTCTCCCCCCCCTGTTCGGCCCTTTGCACCACCCAGATCGACCGCGCGGCCAAGGCGCTCACCGCGGGCGATGCGATTTTATGCTGCACCCAAGAAGAGCGGGTCTTTACCGAATTGGCCGAGGAATTGGGCCTGCCCCCTGCCCCCCTCTTGGACCTGCGCGACCGGGCCGGATGGTCCGATGACCCCCGGGACAAACTACCCAAAATGTCCGCCCTCGCGACGGAAGCGCTGCTGGACGTTCCGGCTGAAAAAACCATCGACGTCGCCTCGGGAGGTCTGTGCCTGATCGTCGGTCGAGGCCCGGCGGCTCTGGAAGCAGCGGCGCAACTCAAGGACCACCTCAGCGTCACGCTGTTGATGGACGACGCGGTGACCGAGGCCGAGGACAATCTGCCCGAGGTCCGCGATTTCGATCTCATCTCCGGCAAGCTGCGCCGCGCCAAGGGTGCGCTTGGCCAGTTCGAGGTGGTGATCGACGCGCTGCGGCAGGTCGACCCGCGCGGCCGTGGCCCGCTGACCTGGACCGCGCCGCGCGACGGCGCGCGCAGCCAGTGCGACATCATCCTCGACCTGCGCGGCGAAACGCCGCTTTTCCCCGCGCATGAGAAACGCGAAGGCTACCTGCGCGCTGATCCGGGCCACCCGCCCGCCGTGGCCGCTGCCGTGCTCGCCGCCTCGCATCTCACCGGCACCTTCGAGCAACCGCTCTACGTCCGTATCGAGCCGCTTCTTTGCGCCCATTCCCGCGCCGGGCAGACCGGCTGCACCGCCTGTCTCGACCTCTGCCCTACCGGCGCGATCACCCCCGACGGCGATCACGTCACTGTCGATCCGATGATCTGCGCGGGCTGCGGCGCCTGTTCCTCGGCCTGCCCCTCGGGCGCGATCAGCTATGACGCGCCGCCCGTAGATTTCACGATGCGCCGAGTGCAGACATTGGCCCGCGCCTATCTCGAAGCTGGCGGCGACGCACCGCGCCTGCTGGTCCACGACGCCCACGGCGCCGAGATGATCCGCCTCGCCGCGCGGCACGGGCGCGGGCTGCCTGCGGACGTGGTGCCGATGGAACTCGACGCGCTCGCCGCCTTCGGCCATGCCGAGGCACTCGCCGCCCTCTCCGCCGGTTTCGCCCATGTCTCGCTACTCCTCGGCCCCAAGGCCGACCGCGACGCCATCGAGACCCAGACCGCGCTGGCCCGCGCCATCGCGGGCGAGGCGCGGATGTCCCTCATCGACACGCCCGATCCCGAGGCGCTGACCGATCTCCTCTACGATGGCGCGGCCCCTGCCCCCGTCGCCCAGCCGGTGCGCCCCATGGGCAGCCGCCGCCAGATCGCCCGCCAATCCGCCCGCGCGCTGAACCCCGAGGCGGAGGTGCTCGACCTGCCCGCCGGTGCTCCCTACGGTGCCGTGCTCGTGGACAAGGACGCCTGCACGCTCTGCCTCTCCTGCGTCTCGCTCTGCCCCTCAGGGGCGCTTGGCGACAACCCGGACCTCCCGCAACTGCGCTTTCAAGAGGACGCCTGCCTGCAATGCGGCCTCTGCGCCAATGTCTGCCCCGAGGATGCCATCACCCTCGCGCCGCGCCTCGACCTGACCGAGGCGGCGCTGAGCCAGCGCGTGCTGAACGAGGAAGAACCCTTTGCCTGCGTGGAATGCGGCAGCCTCTTCGGCGTGAAATCCACCGTCGAGCGGATCACCGACAAGCTGCGCAGCCATTCCATGTTTGCCGACGAGGCCAAGCTGCGGATGATCCAGATGTGCGATGACTGCCGCATCAATGCGCAGTATCACAGCACGAACAACCCGATGACGGGCGGCGAACGCCCCCGTCCCCGCACCACCGACGATTACCTCTCCAAACGGCGCGACCACTAG
- a CDS encoding DUF6494 family protein encodes MSEDFNMSMRKFLKQVGVTSQQAIEKAMREHDTAGKNFPVKAVISIPELGLEHTIDGTIAGADKGEA; translated from the coding sequence ATGAGCGAAGACTTCAACATGTCGATGCGCAAGTTTCTCAAACAGGTCGGCGTGACCTCGCAGCAGGCCATCGAGAAAGCCATGCGCGAGCATGACACCGCCGGCAAAAATTTCCCGGTGAAGGCCGTGATCTCGATCCCGGAACTGGGACTGGAACATACCATCGACGGCACCATCGCCGGCGCGGATAAGGGCGAGGCATAA
- the apbC gene encoding iron-sulfur cluster carrier protein ApbC yields MTASRDAVLTALKTVTDPATGTDIVASGVMRALNVDDAGAVRFVMEIPPAQAKAYEEAKAQAEAALAKVEGVSKVSIVLTGHSEKAPPPDLKPQRKTEPSGPQKIPGVDRIIAVASGKGGVGKSTVSANLACALAAQGRRVGLLDADVYGPSQPRMLGVTGRPASPDGKTILPMRNHGVTMMSIGLMTNEDQAVVWRGPMLMGALQQMMTQVQWGALDVLIVDLPPGTGDVQMTLAQKARVDGAIIVSTPQDVALIDARKGIDMFNQLKVPILGMIENMSTHVCSNCGHEEHVFGHGGVASEAEKWGVPLLAEVPLDLQIRLASDGGAPITVSQPDSKQAAAFHAIAKTLVDSGAA; encoded by the coding sequence GTGACTGCCAGCAGAGACGCGGTCCTGACCGCCTTGAAGACCGTGACCGATCCGGCCACGGGCACCGATATCGTGGCCAGCGGCGTGATGCGCGCGCTCAACGTGGATGACGCAGGCGCGGTGCGTTTCGTGATGGAAATCCCGCCCGCGCAGGCCAAGGCCTACGAGGAAGCCAAGGCGCAGGCCGAAGCCGCACTGGCAAAGGTCGAGGGGGTCTCGAAAGTCTCCATCGTGCTGACCGGCCACAGCGAGAAGGCTCCGCCCCCGGACCTCAAGCCGCAGCGCAAAACGGAGCCTTCGGGCCCGCAGAAGATCCCCGGTGTTGACCGGATCATCGCCGTGGCCTCGGGCAAGGGCGGTGTCGGCAAATCGACCGTTTCGGCGAACCTCGCCTGTGCGCTGGCCGCGCAAGGGCGCCGCGTGGGCCTGCTGGACGCGGATGTCTACGGCCCCAGCCAACCGCGGATGCTCGGCGTCACGGGCCGCCCGGCCTCGCCCGATGGCAAGACCATCCTGCCGATGCGCAACCACGGCGTCACCATGATGTCGATCGGGCTCATGACCAACGAGGATCAGGCCGTGGTCTGGCGCGGGCCGATGCTGATGGGCGCGTTGCAGCAGATGATGACGCAGGTGCAATGGGGCGCGCTCGACGTGCTGATCGTGGACCTGCCGCCGGGCACCGGCGACGTGCAGATGACACTGGCGCAAAAGGCGCGGGTCGATGGCGCGATAATCGTCTCTACGCCGCAGGATGTGGCCCTGATCGATGCGCGCAAGGGCATCGACATGTTCAACCAGCTGAAGGTCCCGATCCTCGGCATGATCGAGAACATGTCGACCCATGTCTGCTCGAACTGTGGCCACGAAGAGCATGTCTTCGGTCACGGCGGTGTCGCCTCGGAAGCGGAGAAATGGGGCGTGCCGCTGCTCGCCGAAGTGCCGCTCGACCTGCAGATCCGCCTCGCCTCCGACGGTGGCGCGCCGATCACCGTGAGCCAGCCCGACAGCAAGCAGGCCGCGGCCTTCCATGCCATCGCCAAGACATTGGTCGACAGCGGCGCGGCATGA
- a CDS encoding DUF6505 family protein, with translation MTLKLARAIHFDESDRNVFASPARTGEWCISGGFEFSDWTEGDLTGKARQAFANGWLGLETFGRVTFAAVTQIEEAEVEALTALLAQHFVTYYGAPSVDAARPVAKEELAQMVDLCADHAPNCLLTVARELTEAGVRESFRMIQPQDAGLEQFAIHGDLPD, from the coding sequence ATGACCCTCAAACTCGCCCGCGCGATCCATTTCGACGAAAGCGACCGCAACGTCTTTGCCTCCCCCGCCCGCACCGGCGAATGGTGCATCTCGGGCGGCTTCGAGTTCTCGGACTGGACCGAGGGTGACCTGACCGGCAAGGCGCGCCAAGCCTTTGCCAACGGGTGGCTGGGGCTGGAAACCTTTGGCCGCGTCACCTTCGCGGCCGTCACCCAGATCGAAGAGGCCGAGGTCGAAGCGCTCACGGCCCTGCTGGCGCAGCATTTCGTGACCTACTACGGCGCACCCTCGGTCGATGCCGCGCGCCCCGTGGCGAAAGAGGAGCTGGCGCAGATGGTCGATCTCTGCGCCGACCACGCGCCCAATTGCCTGCTCACCGTGGCGCGCGAACTGACCGAGGCGGGCGTGCGCGAGAGCTTCCGCATGATCCAGCCGCAGGACGCAGGCCTCGAGCAATTCGCCATCCACGGCGACCTGCCCGACTGA
- a CDS encoding substrate-binding domain-containing protein yields MKHWMIGAISALAMSSAAQAADVMKMAVTTSFNNSGLADVLLPEIAADLDLDVQLLVVGTGQAIKLGEAGDVDAILVHSRKAEEAFVEGGYGSHRTEIMYNDFVFIGPKDDPAGIEGSEAATAALGAIAEAESAFVSRGDDSGTHKKELSLWDEAGLDPATFGDWYNAVGAGMGAALNTASGMPAYVMSDRASWLNFGNKGDLALLYAGDPVLFNQYAYLPVNPEMHGHVKNELALKLEVWLTSDRAKTLINDYKINGETLFVFNAAEAE; encoded by the coding sequence ATGAAACATTGGATGATCGGCGCAATTTCCGCGCTGGCGATGAGCAGTGCCGCGCAGGCCGCGGATGTGATGAAGATGGCGGTGACCACCTCGTTCAACAACTCGGGCCTTGCTGATGTGCTCCTGCCCGAGATCGCTGCGGACCTTGATCTGGACGTGCAACTGCTGGTCGTCGGCACCGGCCAAGCGATCAAACTGGGCGAGGCGGGCGACGTGGATGCGATCCTCGTCCATTCGCGCAAAGCAGAAGAAGCCTTTGTCGAAGGCGGCTATGGCAGCCACCGGACCGAGATCATGTATAACGATTTCGTCTTCATCGGGCCGAAAGACGATCCGGCGGGCATCGAAGGGTCAGAGGCGGCCACGGCTGCCTTGGGCGCAATTGCCGAGGCGGAATCTGCCTTCGTGAGCCGGGGGGACGACAGCGGCACCCATAAGAAGGAACTGTCCCTCTGGGACGAAGCGGGCCTTGACCCGGCGACATTCGGGGATTGGTACAACGCTGTCGGCGCGGGCATGGGCGCCGCGCTCAACACCGCGTCGGGGATGCCCGCCTATGTCATGTCGGACCGCGCGAGCTGGCTGAACTTCGGCAATAAGGGCGATCTGGCGCTGCTCTACGCGGGCGATCCGGTTCTGTTTAACCAGTATGCCTATCTGCCGGTGAACCCTGAAATGCATGGCCATGTGAAAAACGAACTGGCCTTGAAGTTGGAGGTTTGGCTGACATCAGACCGCGCGAAAACCCTGATCAATGACTACAAGATCAACGGTGAGACGCTCTTTGTCTTCAACGCGGCAGAGGCTGAATAG
- a CDS encoding ABC transporter permease, producing MVDIWSGITQAFWLVFTFDAELVEIAGRSLRVTLSALAFACLIALPLAALVAVKRFRARRLVIAMLNALMGLPPVVVGLIVYVVLSRSGPLGVFGLLFTPTAMIIAQVIIIVPLIASIAHQSIRELWQEYHDLLISMNVTQGQKIRTLLWDSRRALLTAALAGFGRAIGEVGAIMIVGGNIDHATRVLTTAIALETGKGEFALALALGFVLIGLAVAVNLAIHWLGRTEREGRW from the coding sequence ATGGTCGATATTTGGAGCGGTATCACGCAGGCCTTTTGGCTTGTCTTCACCTTCGATGCCGAGCTGGTGGAGATCGCCGGCCGGTCCCTTCGTGTGACCCTCTCTGCTTTGGCTTTCGCCTGCCTGATCGCGCTGCCCCTCGCCGCTTTGGTCGCCGTCAAACGCTTCCGCGCAAGGCGGTTGGTCATTGCCATGTTGAACGCGCTCATGGGGCTGCCGCCGGTCGTGGTGGGGCTGATCGTCTATGTAGTTCTCTCCCGCTCCGGGCCGCTTGGGGTGTTTGGGTTGCTCTTCACGCCGACGGCGATGATCATCGCGCAGGTGATCATTATCGTGCCCCTGATTGCTTCCATCGCGCATCAGTCGATCCGTGAGCTTTGGCAGGAATATCATGACCTTCTGATTTCGATGAATGTCACGCAGGGCCAGAAGATACGAACTCTGCTCTGGGACTCGCGCCGCGCATTGCTGACTGCGGCACTTGCGGGGTTTGGCCGCGCGATTGGCGAGGTCGGAGCGATCATGATCGTCGGCGGCAACATCGACCATGCAACGCGCGTGTTGACCACGGCCATCGCGCTTGAAACTGGGAAGGGGGAGTTCGCCTTGGCGCTCGCCCTCGGGTTCGTGCTCATCGGGCTGGCGGTGGCGGTGAACCTCGCCATCCATTGGCTGGGCCGGACAGAGCGGGAGGGCCGGTGGTGA
- the repA gene encoding plasmid partitioning protein RepA, whose amino-acid sequence MTDTVHINTRIRRNAETLSEALESHMLKVFAPDARKELRRFSAGEAAELLGISTSFLRKLHFDNKIVDVQTSPGGRRHYSADDLLSIRRTLESTAKTRGAYQRGRREGDKLQVLSFLNFKGGSGKTTSAIHAAQRLALKGYRVLCVDIDPQASLTTLFGYRPEYDFLNSGTIYDAIRYDDPVPLADVIQNTFFTGIDLAPGGLMLQEFEHETPQALLNNTQPPFFARLATSLQDVEQNYDVVIFDCPPQLGYLTMSALCASTGVLITVVPNMLDVASMSQFLQMSADLLDVVSNAGASMEFDFLRFLINRYEPNDGPQQQVLSFLRQLFDEEVMVAPMLKSTAISDAGLTHQTIYEVDRSQFHRTTYDRAVDSLNLVNDEIESMIQKAWGR is encoded by the coding sequence GTGACGGACACGGTACACATCAATACACGGATCCGCCGTAATGCGGAAACGCTTTCCGAGGCGTTGGAAAGTCACATGCTGAAGGTCTTTGCGCCCGACGCGCGCAAGGAGTTGCGCCGGTTCTCCGCCGGGGAAGCGGCTGAATTGCTTGGCATTTCCACGAGCTTCCTTCGCAAACTCCACTTCGATAATAAGATCGTCGATGTCCAGACCAGCCCCGGCGGGAGGCGGCACTACAGTGCGGACGATCTGCTCTCGATCCGGCGGACATTGGAATCCACCGCCAAAACCCGCGGCGCCTATCAACGCGGCCGTCGTGAAGGGGATAAACTGCAAGTATTGTCCTTTCTGAACTTCAAGGGCGGTAGCGGCAAAACCACGAGCGCGATCCACGCGGCACAGCGGTTGGCCCTCAAAGGCTATCGCGTGCTTTGTGTCGATATCGACCCGCAAGCGTCTCTAACAACGCTGTTTGGCTATCGGCCTGAGTATGATTTCCTGAACTCCGGCACCATTTACGATGCGATCCGCTATGATGATCCCGTCCCCTTGGCCGATGTGATCCAAAACACCTTCTTTACGGGCATTGATTTGGCCCCCGGCGGGTTGATGCTGCAGGAGTTCGAGCACGAAACGCCTCAGGCACTGCTCAACAATACGCAACCACCGTTTTTCGCGCGTTTGGCGACATCTTTGCAGGATGTAGAGCAGAATTACGACGTGGTGATCTTCGATTGCCCGCCGCAATTGGGCTATTTGACCATGTCCGCGCTTTGCGCCTCGACGGGTGTGTTGATCACGGTGGTTCCGAACATGCTTGACGTTGCATCGATGTCGCAATTTCTTCAGATGAGCGCCGATCTGCTTGATGTCGTCTCTAATGCGGGGGCAAGCATGGAGTTCGACTTCCTGCGCTTCCTTATCAATCGCTATGAGCCGAATGACGGGCCGCAGCAGCAGGTTCTATCCTTCTTGCGGCAACTCTTTGACGAGGAAGTCATGGTGGCCCCGATGCTGAAATCCACTGCGATTTCTGACGCGGGGCTGACCCATCAGACCATTTATGAGGTTGACCGGTCGCAGTTTCATCGAACGACCTATGACCGTGCGGTGGATTCACTCAATCTTGTGAATGATGAGATCGAAAGCATGATCCAGAAAGCATGGGGGCGATAA
- the repB gene encoding plasmid partitioning protein RepB — MARKGILSSAPTKSPKTELPKQPALEPNKSRSKPSLMPRGAVGALQSSLNRMQENAVQELDGSLIDMAGVEDRLGTDTQAQKQLHDSLKTYGQQVPVLVRPHPESPGRFEIVYGRRRLQALKALGMPVKAMVRQLDDHALVMAQGQENTARQDLSFIEKASFAAQLDAGGHDRQTIADALSIDLPMVSRMLKVGHAFDLPFLRQIGSAPSIGRDRWMALVKLFEQPGAKERAEKRMARADWEGFTSDERFEAIFAEASATPEKSTTSPAPSAKPRTLRSRDGKALADIRSGKRGITVTVPARAAEGFDKWLDAHAEELLQEIHDRWQKTRA, encoded by the coding sequence ATGGCACGCAAAGGTATTCTGTCATCTGCGCCGACGAAGTCTCCAAAGACGGAGCTGCCGAAACAGCCTGCGTTAGAGCCGAATAAGAGCCGGAGCAAGCCTAGCCTCATGCCCCGCGGGGCAGTTGGGGCGCTTCAGTCGTCGTTGAACCGGATGCAAGAGAATGCAGTTCAAGAATTGGACGGCAGCCTGATTGATATGGCTGGCGTCGAAGACCGGTTAGGGACTGATACGCAGGCTCAGAAACAGCTTCACGATAGTCTGAAGACCTATGGCCAGCAGGTCCCGGTTCTGGTTCGGCCGCATCCGGAATCCCCGGGACGGTTCGAGATTGTCTACGGGCGGCGGCGACTTCAGGCACTGAAAGCGCTTGGGATGCCGGTTAAAGCGATGGTGCGTCAGTTGGATGACCACGCTTTGGTAATGGCGCAGGGCCAAGAGAATACGGCCCGCCAAGATCTTTCTTTCATCGAGAAAGCGAGTTTTGCGGCTCAGCTCGATGCGGGGGGGCATGACCGGCAGACAATCGCGGATGCGCTTTCGATCGACCTGCCAATGGTCAGCAGGATGCTCAAGGTTGGCCATGCGTTCGATCTGCCCTTTCTGCGGCAGATCGGGTCAGCGCCATCCATCGGGCGGGATCGCTGGATGGCGCTGGTCAAATTGTTTGAACAACCGGGCGCGAAAGAACGGGCAGAAAAACGAATGGCGCGGGCCGATTGGGAAGGATTCACCTCGGATGAGCGGTTTGAGGCGATTTTCGCCGAGGCCTCGGCGACCCCTGAAAAGTCTACCACCTCCCCTGCCCCATCGGCCAAGCCCCGCACGCTGCGGAGCCGGGATGGCAAGGCGCTGGCGGACATTCGCAGCGGCAAACGCGGTATCACGGTCACCGTTCCCGCGCGCGCAGCGGAGGGTTTTGATAAATGGCTCGATGCACATGCAGAAGAGCTTTTGCAGGAGATTCACGACCGCTGGCAGAAGACCCGCGCGTGA
- the repC gene encoding plasmid replication protein RepC: protein MKNTFRTAFGRPKSAAQVECEGPDKWALLDRLTTAAEAFELSHRTLTVLKALLSFLPSRHIPDGAAGIVFASNARLSERLHGMPESTLRRHLAQLVRVGLIARHDSPNRKRFARNHGGAIALAFGFDLAPLVVQAAMIETAAQAAEAEQERLQALRDRVLVLRHGLIRKGCGEGLADEAGRILRRKPNEIALSQLETALRMTLENARGEEPVGETAPLSPAPLTGQMSVTDGENERHIQDSDKSYFGSEERDHGDVAPRTPDKAEPDYSAKEEGVSFADVVDACTEVRSFFPDVMRNWGDVVRVGDQIAPMLGIDPPVLNEAKRDMGPESAAVTVLCLLEKAATIRSPGAYLRRLTQMARNGAFSLGPMVSALANRRNCQLTI, encoded by the coding sequence ATGAAAAACACGTTCCGAACTGCGTTCGGGCGGCCGAAATCGGCTGCCCAAGTGGAATGCGAGGGGCCGGACAAATGGGCTTTGCTCGACCGGCTGACAACCGCGGCAGAGGCTTTCGAGCTGTCGCACCGCACTCTCACCGTATTGAAGGCTTTGCTGAGTTTTCTGCCAAGCCGGCATATTCCAGATGGCGCGGCGGGCATTGTATTCGCCTCAAACGCCCGGCTCTCAGAACGGCTTCACGGTATGCCGGAGAGCACTCTGAGGCGGCATCTGGCACAGTTGGTCCGCGTGGGCCTGATTGCGCGACATGATAGCCCCAACCGAAAGCGTTTTGCACGGAACCACGGGGGCGCCATTGCGCTGGCCTTTGGCTTTGACCTCGCCCCCCTCGTGGTGCAGGCAGCGATGATTGAGACGGCAGCTCAGGCAGCCGAGGCAGAGCAGGAGCGCTTGCAGGCGCTGAGGGATCGCGTTCTGGTCCTCCGCCATGGGCTGATCAGGAAGGGTTGCGGCGAGGGATTGGCTGATGAGGCGGGCCGGATTCTGCGGCGCAAACCGAATGAAATAGCATTGTCTCAGCTTGAGACGGCGCTCCGTATGACACTTGAAAATGCCCGTGGAGAAGAACCTGTGGGCGAAACAGCACCCCTCTCCCCTGCCCCGCTTACCGGTCAAATGAGCGTAACTGACGGCGAAAATGAGCGGCACATACAGGATTCAGATAAATCCTATTTTGGCTCTGAAGAACGCGATCACGGTGATGTGGCCCCGCGTACGCCTGACAAAGCCGAACCTGATTATTCTGCGAAAGAAGAAGGCGTATCATTCGCGGATGTCGTGGATGCCTGCACAGAGGTTCGCAGCTTTTTCCCGGATGTGATGCGAAACTGGGGAGACGTTGTTCGGGTCGGAGACCAGATTGCTCCAATGCTGGGGATTGACCCGCCTGTGCTAAATGAGGCAAAACGAGACATGGGCCCGGAGAGCGCTGCTGTGACGGTCCTTTGCTTGCTTGAGAAAGCCGCGACGATCCGTAGCCCCGGAGCTTATCTAAGGCGTTTGACGCAGATGGCTCGAAATGGTGCCTTTTCCCTTGGTCCGATGGTCTCAGCCTTGGCAAACCGGCGAAATTGTCAGCTGACAATTTGA